A segment of the Vicingaceae bacterium genome:
TCCGCTGCCTCCGGATATGCCTGAACCACCTGAAATCAAACAAAGAAACGTTTTTCAGATTTTGGTAAATGCCAACAATCAATTACTCGTCGAGGGAGATTATATCCAAATAACCGAACTGCGCAAAAAGGCAAAAGAATTTATCGTGAACCCCAACGATGACCCGAACTTGCCTGAAAAGGAACTTAAAGAAATAGAAGGCATTGGTCCGGTGATGGTATCGAAACAGGTAATTTCATTACAAAACGACAGAGGTACTTCTTATGAAACCTACATTAAAGTACAAAATGAATTGATTGCTGCGTATAATGAGGTAAGAAATGAAGAAGCCATGAAACGCTTCGGGAAACCATTTGACAAACTCGCAGAATGGCAACAAAAAGCCATCAAAGAAATGTATCCTCAAAGAATTTCCGAAGCGGAACCAAAAAATGTAGGGTCAAAGAAATAATTAAAGAACGTTAGTTATGTCTAAATTTAAAAAGAAAAAAGCACAAGGAACGCAAGCGATATCGACGGCATCATTGCCGGATATTGTATTTATGCTTCTTTTCTTCTTTATGGTAACCACCGTGATGCGAGAGCAAGAATTAAAAGTAAGAGTGAGAGTGCCTGAAGCCACTGAGATAGAAAAATTGGAAAGAAAATCATTGGTCAGTTACATTTATATTGGGGAACCAATCGCAAAACTTAAAGCCATTTACGGATCGGCTCCGCGTATACAATTAAATGATGCTTTTGCCACTTTAGATGATATCGCAGCATTTGTTGAAGCCGAAAGGGAAGCCACCGATGAAGCCGAAAGGCCATTACTTACTTTTTCATTAAAAGTTGATCGTGAAACTGAAATGGGCATTGTTACGGATGTAAAACAAGAGTTGAGAAAAGTTCAGGCCTTAAAAATTAATTATTCTTCCCGTAAAACAGATAAAATAAAATAAAATCGTTTGCTCATATTTATTTTAAAAGCCCTTCTATTCGAAGGGCTTTTTTGTTTATGTTCAATAATCAATTTATTTTAATGATTTATATAAATAATTTGATTTGAAATTCATAATACAGGGTATTCCCTATAACCTCAAGTAAAGATAAGAAGTATCTTTACCCAAATTCAAAAATCATTGTTATGAAAACTTATCACTTATTAATCTTAACCTTAATCATTTTCACAACTAGTATTTTATCTTCTTGTAAAAAGAAAGAAGGTTGCACAGATCCCTCTGCAACAAATTATGATCCGGATGCCAAAAGAGATGATGGTAGTTGCATATACCCTTCCTCAAGCCCCGGTACTTCAAATCCTTCTGATCCTTACATTCTTGGGGATATAACAAGCAACACGGTATTAACGGCGAAAAACATTAAAGTGTGCGATAAAATAAACGTATCGGCAGGGTTAACCATTCCGGCAGGTGCCACAATAACATTTTGTGCAGATGCAGATATCAGGATAACTTCTACGGGTTATATCAACGCTGTTGGGACAAGTTCAGAACCTATTATTTTTAAAGGAGAAGCAGAAACTCCCGGTTTTTGGCGAGGACTTGCCATTTTCTCAAATAATCCGAACAATGTTTTAAATTTTGTGACTGTTAAAGATGCCGGTTCTTATTGGTATTATGAATACGCAGGATTGTATGTAGGTCAAAATGCAAGTTTGTCTATTTCCAACTCTACTATCAGTAATCACCAAAACACAGGTTTATATTTTGATGATAATTCACAGATTAGCAACTTTAGCAATAATAAATTTGCAAATAATGACATTCCGATAAGTGTTCCCGCAAATCAAG
Coding sequences within it:
- a CDS encoding biopolymer transporter ExbD, translated to MARNKRQIPEINAGSMADIAFLLLIFFLVTTTMDVDTGLLRKLPPPLPPDMPEPPEIKQRNVFQILVNANNQLLVEGDYIQITELRKKAKEFIVNPNDDPNLPEKELKEIEGIGPVMVSKQVISLQNDRGTSYETYIKVQNELIAAYNEVRNEEAMKRFGKPFDKLAEWQQKAIKEMYPQRISEAEPKNVGSKK
- a CDS encoding biopolymer transporter ExbD; the protein is MSKFKKKKAQGTQAISTASLPDIVFMLLFFFMVTTVMREQELKVRVRVPEATEIEKLERKSLVSYIYIGEPIAKLKAIYGSAPRIQLNDAFATLDDIAAFVEAEREATDEAERPLLTFSLKVDRETEMGIVTDVKQELRKVQALKINYSSRKTDKIK